From the genome of Methanocorpusculum sp., one region includes:
- a CDS encoding glycosyltransferase family 4 protein, with product MNLLLISPVFPPEIGSSAQIYYDLATGFCNKGHTVHVLTSYPRYYNLPDDVLLSNIPLDETDHGINIHRVQHHAPGVENMILRGGEHFYMPFFYFRRYKSLRKELGIKFDACIIHSPPLPFCYLAQFIKKYDGTPSIINYQDFHPGELIKAGVVKNQLWIKILEHIEHKAYTQADFITSHSRGGIEYMVARGANPNKIANIFNSVDLNVLDNPNIISDYKLKENIEDKYLISFAGRIMSDGGYDRILNVAHSLQDVTEIVFYIVGNGPYKQELERLIHERKITNITTRNFLPRDEYINLIKSSDLSIVSLDQTDSCPCFPGKIMNIMALKRPILAFLSSDSDAAKTILEANAGIIISTETVPEIRDKILNLKDHLELCIEYGEKGREFVLNNMTLDVATSRYESIIQNLN from the coding sequence ATGAATCTTTTGTTGATATCTCCTGTGTTTCCTCCAGAGATTGGAAGTTCAGCTCAAATATACTATGATTTGGCAACTGGGTTTTGTAATAAAGGGCATACGGTACATGTTTTAACTTCATACCCCCGGTATTATAACCTCCCTGATGATGTCCTGTTATCAAATATCCCGTTAGATGAAACTGATCATGGCATTAATATTCACCGCGTTCAGCATCATGCCCCGGGTGTAGAAAACATGATCCTTAGGGGGGGTGAACATTTCTATATGCCATTTTTTTATTTTCGGAGATACAAGTCGCTTAGAAAGGAATTGGGCATAAAATTTGATGCGTGTATAATTCATTCTCCTCCGTTGCCGTTCTGCTATCTTGCTCAATTCATTAAAAAATATGACGGCACACCATCAATTATAAATTATCAGGATTTTCATCCGGGAGAATTAATTAAAGCAGGTGTTGTCAAAAACCAACTCTGGATAAAAATACTGGAGCATATTGAACATAAAGCATACACTCAGGCAGATTTTATCACATCTCATTCTCGTGGGGGTATTGAATATATGGTAGCCCGTGGTGCAAACCCCAATAAAATAGCCAATATATTTAACAGCGTTGACTTAAATGTTCTTGATAATCCAAATATTATCAGTGATTACAAACTAAAAGAAAATATTGAGGATAAATATCTCATCTCATTTGCGGGAAGAATCATGTCAGACGGCGGGTATGATCGGATATTAAATGTTGCGCACAGTTTACAGGATGTAACAGAAATCGTGTTTTATATCGTAGGAAACGGTCCATACAAACAAGAACTAGAACGTCTGATTCATGAAAGAAAGATTACAAATATTACGACACGTAACTTCTTACCAAGAGATGAATATATAAATTTAATTAAATCATCGGATTTATCCATTGTTTCATTGGATCAAACTGATTCATGTCCTTGTTTCCCTGGAAAAATAATGAATATTATGGCTTTGAAGCGACCTATACTTGCCTTCTTATCATCTGATAGTGATGCTGCCAAAACAATCCTTGAGGCAAATGCTGGTATAATAATATCTACAGAAACAGTGCCGGAAATCCGGGATAAAATATTAAATCTAAAGGATCATCTGGAGTTATGTATTGAGTATGGAGAAAAAGGGAGAGAATTCGTGTTAAATAATATGACACTAGATGTTGCAACCTCAAGATACGAAAGTATTATTCAGAATCTGAACTGA
- a CDS encoding holo-ACP synthase: MLADEQFMDRFFSKAEQEYCNSQSSHGEHYAARFAAKEAVVKAFSGFGIRIRLWDVEVVLDQLGVPRARVCDVLDNVDHEIKISISHSERESVGFAVVCMEESV; the protein is encoded by the coding sequence ATCCTTGCTGATGAACAGTTTATGGATCGTTTTTTTTCCAAGGCTGAGCAGGAGTACTGCAATTCTCAATCTTCCCATGGCGAACATTATGCAGCACGGTTTGCAGCAAAAGAGGCTGTGGTGAAAGCATTTTCGGGATTTGGCATAAGAATAAGGCTTTGGGATGTTGAGGTTGTTTTGGATCAGCTGGGGGTTCCAAGGGCACGTGTTTGTGATGTATTGGACAATGTTGATCATGAGATAAAAATCAGCATATCCCATAGTGAGAGGGAGTCAGTGGGGTTTGCGGTAGTGTGTATGGAAGAGTCTGTATGA
- the acpS gene encoding holo-ACP synthase has translation MKYMFLSGVDIVTISRFNDPSLQKQTFLNLCFTPAEQTYCLSKTDPSPHFAARFAAKEAVIKALSGLDLTLPYNKIEVRNQHNSRPYLKFYTDNEDILSLKSDISLSHSETSAIAVVIIYTNEK, from the coding sequence ATGAAGTACATGTTCCTATCCGGCGTCGACATAGTCACCATATCCCGCTTCAATGACCCATCCCTACAGAAGCAAACCTTTCTCAACCTTTGTTTCACCCCCGCCGAACAAACCTACTGCCTCTCTAAAACTGACCCGAGTCCGCACTTCGCCGCACGCTTCGCTGCAAAGGAAGCCGTCATTAAAGCTCTCTCTGGTCTGGATCTCACCCTTCCCTATAACAAAATAGAAGTCCGCAATCAGCATAATAGTCGTCCCTATCTAAAATTCTATACAGACAATGAAGATATTCTCTCCTTGAAATCAGACATAAGCCTTAGCCACTCGGAAACATCTGCCATAGCTGTTGTTATCATATACACCAATGAAAAATAA
- a CDS encoding acyl carrier protein: MSNVEKYNNAFTEAFGINDSKLIGLIYQSIPEWDSVGHMSLIAALEDAFDIMMETDDIIDLSSYEKGKEILAKYDIEF; this comes from the coding sequence ATGTCCAACGTGGAAAAATACAACAATGCTTTCACAGAAGCCTTCGGAATCAATGATTCAAAACTTATAGGATTAATATATCAGAGTATTCCTGAATGGGATTCGGTTGGGCACATGAGTTTGATTGCAGCCCTTGAAGATGCCTTTGACATCATGATGGAAACGGATGACATCATTGATCTTTCTTCCTATGAAAAAGGAAAAGAAATACTTGCTAAATACGACATTGAATTTTGA
- a CDS encoding AMP-binding protein produces the protein MSFFNSLENYGQKTALITDDGIEVGYQQLVKDADRVAGFITKRSLVFCVCSNNLESVAGYLGFLRARIVPVLINPDVDRELYSELEHTYQPSFVWAPKQFSEKECVYSYGAYELTKTDYYKEHDLYPELALLLTTSGSTGSPKLVRQSYQNIESNTYSIMEYLNIAREDRAITTLPLSYTYGLSILHTHLTAGATVILTDASLMSKSFWTLLKDKKATTFGGVPYTYEMLKKLRFARMDLPSLSYVTQAGGKLSKELSLEFATVCKEKGIKFIVMYGQSEATARMSYLPWEYAISKAGSMGIAIPHGKFRLIDETENTITAPHITGELVYEGANVTLGYADAVEDLAKGDERYGVLLTGDMAEMDEDGFFYIVGRKKRFLKIYGNRVNLDEVEGLLKSKGYDCAVGGVDDHMKIFVTDETKCEEVRHFVSEKTGLNPAAFSSAYIPAIPRNEAGKVLYTHLEEV, from the coding sequence ATGTCATTTTTCAACTCGCTCGAGAATTACGGACAAAAAACAGCTTTGATAACCGATGATGGTATTGAAGTCGGGTATCAGCAATTAGTGAAGGATGCAGACAGAGTTGCCGGTTTCATCACAAAACGCTCTCTGGTATTTTGTGTGTGCAGCAACAACCTCGAGTCAGTTGCCGGATATCTGGGATTTCTGCGTGCTAGAATAGTTCCTGTCCTGATCAATCCTGATGTCGACAGAGAGTTGTATTCCGAACTGGAACATACGTATCAGCCCTCCTTCGTGTGGGCACCAAAACAGTTTTCTGAAAAAGAATGTGTGTACTCATACGGAGCGTATGAACTGACAAAAACCGACTACTATAAAGAACACGACCTCTATCCGGAACTTGCGCTCTTGTTGACGACGTCCGGCAGTACCGGAAGCCCAAAATTAGTCCGACAGTCCTACCAAAATATTGAGAGTAACACATATTCAATTATGGAGTATCTGAATATTGCTAGAGAAGACCGCGCTATAACTACGCTTCCTCTTAGCTATACGTATGGCCTTTCTATTCTTCACACACACCTTACAGCAGGGGCCACCGTAATTCTGACCGATGCATCCCTCATGAGCAAGTCGTTCTGGACACTGCTCAAAGATAAGAAGGCGACAACGTTCGGAGGCGTCCCATACACTTACGAGATGCTCAAAAAGCTCAGATTTGCACGCATGGATCTGCCGTCCCTCTCTTATGTCACACAGGCGGGAGGCAAGTTGTCCAAAGAACTGTCTCTTGAGTTTGCCACAGTCTGCAAAGAGAAGGGCATAAAATTCATCGTTATGTACGGCCAGTCTGAAGCTACCGCACGTATGTCCTATCTTCCGTGGGAATATGCCATTTCCAAAGCCGGAAGCATGGGAATTGCAATCCCACACGGAAAGTTCCGGCTCATTGACGAAACTGAGAATACGATCACTGCTCCCCATATTACCGGGGAGCTTGTTTACGAGGGAGCAAATGTCACTCTCGGTTATGCTGATGCCGTGGAAGATCTTGCAAAAGGTGATGAACGGTATGGAGTTCTCCTGACTGGAGATATGGCGGAGATGGATGAGGATGGATTTTTCTATATTGTCGGCCGCAAAAAAAGATTCTTGAAAATCTACGGCAATCGGGTGAACCTTGATGAGGTCGAGGGTCTGCTGAAATCAAAAGGATACGACTGTGCTGTAGGGGGTGTGGATGACCATATGAAGATCTTTGTGACTGATGAAACTAAATGCGAGGAAGTGAGACATTTCGTCAGTGAAAAGACAGGGCTGAACCCTGCGGCGTTTTCATCAGCTTATATTCCTGCGATTCCGCGGAATGAAGCAGGCAAGGTCCTGTATACCCATCTCGAGGAGGTCTGA
- a CDS encoding acyl-protein synthetase translates to MSVVEKLLAEEPFSLSHEEKKQLYEKELGNLTKNSYASCGLYKKILDILVYDASAEHKIEEFPFLPVRLFKEYDLLNVPREAVVKTMTSSGTTGQRVSKIYLDRTTSTNQTKVLTKICSEFLGNKRRPMLIIDSKSVLKDRNMFSARGAGIIGFSMLGRGATYALDEDLHLDLDAVNAFLGKYAGEPIMLFGFTSIIWEHFFKELERVDTKLPLDGAVVIHGGGWKKLIDQQVDNEIFKKSLASRCGDITVLNYYGMVEQTGSIFMECECGRLHASNYSDVIIRNPDDFSVCGVGEPGIVQLVSLLPESYPGHSILTEDIGELIGEDDCPCGRHGKTFVIHGRIKNAEIRGCSDTYERK, encoded by the coding sequence ATGTCAGTTGTTGAAAAACTGCTCGCAGAGGAGCCGTTCTCTTTGTCCCATGAAGAAAAAAAACAACTGTATGAAAAAGAGCTTGGAAATCTGACAAAGAACAGTTATGCAAGTTGCGGTCTCTACAAAAAAATTCTTGACATTCTGGTTTATGATGCATCTGCTGAGCACAAAATAGAAGAGTTCCCGTTTCTGCCGGTTCGTCTGTTTAAAGAGTATGATCTTTTGAATGTACCGAGGGAGGCAGTGGTAAAAACCATGACCTCATCAGGGACGACAGGACAGAGAGTTTCAAAAATATATCTCGACCGGACAACTTCAACAAATCAGACAAAGGTTCTGACAAAAATATGTTCCGAGTTTCTAGGGAATAAGCGCCGCCCAATGCTGATAATCGATTCAAAGTCGGTATTAAAAGATCGAAATATGTTTTCTGCCCGAGGGGCGGGCATTATTGGCTTTTCAATGCTTGGACGCGGTGCGACATATGCGCTTGATGAGGATCTGCATTTGGATTTGGATGCAGTCAATGCATTTTTGGGAAAGTATGCCGGGGAGCCTATCATGCTCTTTGGTTTTACCTCAATTATCTGGGAGCATTTCTTCAAGGAACTGGAGCGGGTCGACACGAAACTTCCACTCGATGGTGCAGTTGTGATCCATGGCGGGGGATGGAAGAAGCTGATTGATCAGCAGGTGGACAATGAGATATTTAAAAAATCTCTTGCCAGCCGCTGCGGAGATATTACGGTCCTGAATTATTACGGCATGGTTGAACAGACCGGATCGATTTTCATGGAGTGTGAGTGTGGAAGACTGCATGCTTCGAACTACTCGGATGTCATTATCAGGAATCCGGATGATTTTTCCGTTTGCGGGGTTGGAGAGCCGGGTATTGTCCAGTTGGTCTCACTCCTTCCAGAATCATATCCCGGACACAGCATTTTAACGGAAGATATCGGTGAACTTATCGGAGAGGATGACTGTCCATGCGGCAGGCACGGAAAGACATTTGTTATTCATGGCAGAATAAAAAATGCTGAGATCAGGGGGTGCAGTGATACATATGAACGAAAGTAA
- a CDS encoding acyl-CoA reductase: MNESKITWIVGNSVPKYIVFEPYADVVCSFLSDLSQNLLKNQTAGQYPDIISFAYFCRKANIHKKKENFAEQRIRLGRGIIFHIAPSNVPVNFAFSYVFGLLAGNGNIVRVPSKEYPHIEIICSAVNQVLEDPKYAEIKASTAFVRYGHEDEVTEYFSSISQGRIIWGGDSAIAYIRKFSLPPRGVDIAFSDRYSFAVIDSDAVLKADEKEMGRVAYAFYNDTYLMDQNACSSPQLVVWIGDHYHEAQQRFWHAVSAAAEKKYTLQPVSVVDKFTKLCIEAIENPYVMRVTRYGNVLYAADLRELPDDADKLRGTCGYFYQYLCKDIDAISRMVNEKYQTLVYYGLSPIQLSEFVVNNQLRGIDRIVPVGQALDIDVIWDGYDLVRTLSRIVDVR; encoded by the coding sequence ATGAACGAAAGTAAAATCACCTGGATCGTCGGAAATTCGGTTCCGAAATACATAGTGTTTGAACCTTATGCTGATGTTGTCTGCAGTTTTCTGAGTGACCTTTCACAGAATCTGCTTAAAAATCAAACAGCGGGTCAGTACCCTGATATTATTTCGTTTGCATATTTCTGTCGGAAAGCGAACATCCATAAAAAGAAGGAAAATTTTGCAGAGCAGAGGATTCGACTTGGCCGGGGAATAATTTTTCACATTGCCCCGTCGAATGTTCCGGTAAATTTTGCATTTTCCTATGTGTTCGGACTGCTTGCAGGTAATGGCAATATTGTCCGTGTTCCATCCAAAGAATATCCTCATATCGAGATCATCTGCAGTGCAGTTAATCAGGTCCTGGAAGATCCGAAATATGCTGAAATTAAAGCTTCAACTGCTTTTGTCCGTTACGGCCATGAGGATGAGGTGACAGAATATTTCTCTTCAATCTCTCAGGGAAGGATCATCTGGGGCGGGGATTCAGCGATTGCGTATATCCGTAAGTTTTCTCTTCCCCCAAGAGGAGTGGATATTGCATTTTCTGATCGTTACTCCTTTGCAGTAATTGATTCCGATGCAGTTTTGAAGGCGGATGAAAAGGAGATGGGGAGAGTTGCATATGCGTTTTATAATGATACGTATCTGATGGACCAGAATGCCTGTTCTTCTCCGCAGCTTGTTGTCTGGATTGGGGACCATTATCACGAAGCACAGCAGCGGTTTTGGCATGCGGTATCTGCAGCAGCAGAAAAGAAGTATACGCTTCAACCGGTGTCTGTGGTTGATAAATTTACGAAGCTTTGTATTGAGGCGATAGAGAATCCGTATGTGATGAGAGTTACACGCTATGGAAACGTGCTGTATGCTGCTGACTTAAGAGAACTGCCTGATGATGCTGATAAGTTGCGCGGGACCTGCGGGTATTTCTATCAATATTTGTGTAAGGATATTGATGCGATTTCCCGCATGGTTAATGAGAAGTATCAGACTCTGGTATATTATGGGCTTTCACCGATACAATTATCTGAGTTTGTGGTGAATAATCAGTTGAGAGGGATTGACCGGATTGTTCCCGTTGGTCAGGCGTTGGATATCGATGTTATCTGGGATGGATATGATCTGGTTAGAACACTGTCAAGGATCGTGGATGTGAGGTAG
- a CDS encoding SDR family NAD(P)-dependent oxidoreductase, producing MLLNGKTAIITGSNRGIGHTILETFAREGCSTIWAHARCESVSFSNEVNVLSEKFGTEIIPVYFDMTDTELLRESIKNLIRSKKRIDILVNNAGIAHGGLFQMTPVQQIKDVFDVNFFAGMEITQLVTRIMTKQKSGSIINMASISGIDLKKGNCAYGVSKAAVIAWTKTLSSELGSYGVRVNAVAPGLTDTRMATLMEENAGMEMVNDSAFSRLGSPQEIANTVLFLASDLSSFINGQVIRVDGGRK from the coding sequence ATGTTATTGAATGGAAAAACGGCGATCATTACGGGTTCAAATCGTGGAATAGGTCATACAATTCTTGAGACATTTGCTCGAGAGGGATGCAGTACAATATGGGCTCATGCACGCTGTGAGTCTGTATCTTTTTCAAATGAAGTAAATGTATTATCTGAAAAATTTGGGACAGAGATTATCCCCGTTTATTTTGATATGACGGATACGGAATTACTTAGAGAATCTATAAAAAATCTTATCAGATCAAAAAAAAGGATTGATATTCTGGTAAATAATGCTGGTATTGCACATGGCGGGTTGTTTCAGATGACGCCGGTTCAGCAGATAAAAGATGTATTTGATGTGAATTTTTTTGCAGGGATGGAAATAACCCAGCTTGTTACACGAATAATGACAAAACAGAAATCAGGATCTATAATTAACATGGCTTCGATATCGGGGATTGATTTAAAGAAAGGTAATTGTGCATATGGTGTTTCAAAAGCAGCTGTTATTGCCTGGACAAAGACGCTTTCATCAGAATTAGGTTCGTATGGAGTGCGTGTTAATGCAGTTGCACCTGGGCTTACGGATACGAGAATGGCGACTTTAATGGAAGAAAATGCGGGAATGGAAATGGTAAACGATTCTGCTTTCAGTAGATTGGGAAGCCCTCAGGAAATTGCGAATACCGTTTTATTTTTAGCATCAGATTTATCCTCATTTATTAATGGTCAGGTAATCAGAGTAGATGGAGGTCGTAAGTAA
- a CDS encoding transketolase yields the protein MDKNDVISRCTAAAKEMRKDALTMTLCAGNIGAHVGGGLSMVETMAVLYMGIMKYDIDIPSNELRDRFILSKGHGVLALYTALNQAGFIPKEDLWTFKMNDSYLHGHPSMNPEIGIEFSSGSLGQGLSLGVGVCLALKRKNNNTSRTFVLLGDGECDEGSVWEAAASASHYKLDNLVAIIDKNGIQYDGLTSSILSMDPLDEKWTAFGWNTFVVDGHDIPQLYDALSRQSDKPLAIIVNTIKGKGVSFMENDPKWHNSRLTKEQYDQAMKELGCNA from the coding sequence ATGGATAAGAATGATGTTATAAGCAGATGTACTGCGGCGGCAAAAGAGATGAGAAAAGATGCTCTAACCATGACCTTATGTGCAGGGAATATTGGAGCTCATGTTGGGGGTGGTCTTTCTATGGTTGAGACTATGGCTGTGTTGTATATGGGGATTATGAAATATGACATTGATATCCCATCAAACGAGCTGCGTGACCGTTTTATTCTTAGTAAAGGTCATGGGGTATTAGCCTTGTATACAGCATTAAATCAAGCAGGTTTTATTCCAAAGGAAGATTTGTGGACCTTTAAGATGAATGATAGTTATCTCCACGGTCACCCGTCAATGAATCCAGAAATAGGTATTGAGTTCTCAAGTGGGAGTCTCGGTCAGGGTTTATCCCTGGGTGTTGGTGTATGTTTAGCCCTCAAAAGAAAAAACAATAACACATCACGGACGTTCGTCTTACTCGGCGATGGGGAATGTGATGAGGGATCAGTATGGGAGGCTGCAGCGTCTGCATCACACTATAAATTAGATAATCTTGTTGCCATAATCGATAAGAATGGCATCCAATATGATGGACTGACTTCTTCTATCCTCTCAATGGATCCTCTTGATGAGAAATGGACTGCATTTGGGTGGAATACTTTTGTTGTTGATGGACATGATATCCCACAGTTATATGATGCATTATCTCGTCAGTCGGATAAACCTCTTGCAATAATTGTTAATACAATAAAGGGAAAAGGTGTGTCATTTATGGAAAACGACCCTAAATGGCATAATTCACGATTAACAAAAGAACAATATGATCAAGCTATGAAAGAATTAGGGTGTAATGCATGA
- a CDS encoding transketolase family protein: MTEYTSRNIRTWSMLGSCGAFGIAAMELPNIDDRCVVLTSDLCTYSSLDRFKTKYPDRFFNVGIAEQNMVGIAGGLAKENFIPFATTYATFAATRCADQVRVNMGYMKLGIKLVGLTAGLSVGILGATHMSVEDIAVMRAIPNIVILSPADCMESIKAVIASAEIESPVYLRLSGTMNNPIVYKEDYNFEIGKAITLREGDDVVIIATGTMVYNSCRAAELLEEKGVSCRVIDMHTIKPLDENEVQKACNAKLIVTVEEHSMIGGLGGAVAECLAGMNRHPPLLRVGLPDIFMHAGTYEHLVEKCGLCPPSISDSIFQYLQSEHCNR; this comes from the coding sequence ATGACTGAGTATACATCACGCAATATCCGTACCTGGTCAATGCTTGGTTCATGTGGTGCATTTGGAATTGCTGCCATGGAACTCCCAAATATAGATGATAGATGTGTTGTTCTAACGTCTGATTTATGTACTTATTCCAGTCTTGACAGATTTAAAACAAAATATCCTGACCGTTTTTTTAATGTTGGAATTGCTGAGCAGAATATGGTAGGGATTGCCGGTGGTCTTGCAAAAGAGAATTTCATTCCATTTGCTACAACATATGCTACCTTTGCTGCAACAAGATGTGCTGATCAGGTGCGCGTAAATATGGGTTACATGAAACTTGGGATTAAACTGGTTGGCTTGACAGCTGGTCTCTCGGTTGGAATTCTTGGAGCGACTCATATGAGTGTTGAAGATATAGCAGTAATGCGTGCAATTCCAAATATTGTAATATTGTCCCCTGCAGATTGTATGGAATCAATTAAAGCTGTAATTGCAAGTGCAGAAATAGAATCACCAGTTTATCTCAGATTGTCTGGGACGATGAATAATCCCATTGTATACAAAGAAGATTATAATTTTGAGATAGGTAAAGCAATTACACTTCGAGAAGGAGATGATGTTGTCATAATTGCTACGGGAACAATGGTGTACAATTCATGTAGAGCTGCTGAACTTCTGGAAGAGAAAGGTGTATCATGCAGAGTTATTGATATGCACACAATTAAACCGCTGGATGAAAATGAAGTTCAAAAGGCGTGTAATGCAAAGTTAATTGTCACGGTGGAGGAGCATAGCATGATCGGTGGACTCGGCGGAGCGGTAGCGGAATGTTTAGCTGGAATGAATAGACATCCTCCATTATTGAGAGTGGGATTGCCGGATATATTTATGCATGCGGGAACGTATGAACATTTAGTTGAAAAATGTGGTTTATGTCCCCCATCGATTAGTGACAGTATCTTTCAATATCTGCAATCTGAACACTGTAATAGATGA
- a CDS encoding glycosyltransferase family 2 protein, which translates to MVAMPAYNEQDRVGATVAAVKPFADVVVVVDDGSKDNTIAAAEEAGAVVIRHRINQGYGGALRTIFLTAQKYKPDILIIIDSDGQHDPKDVPRFVEKIMEGYDVVIGSRFLETSSKDMIPGYRKLGMKVLDRATLMAAGNIRVSDSQCGYRAYAKSAYMVIHPSGKGMSAGSEILVQMSDHRLKVGEIPIKVRYDIDGTSSQNPFRHGITVLMNVLRFVTIRRPVTAFGIPGLIILIIGVFLAYQALLISVQTGAWSPTITLVSMMMLMMGMLLCCVAVILYAVAQMIQMVGRE; encoded by the coding sequence ATGGTTGCGATGCCTGCCTATAACGAGCAGGATCGTGTGGGCGCCACAGTTGCTGCTGTGAAGCCGTTTGCTGACGTGGTCGTTGTCGTAGATGACGGATCGAAGGACAATACCATAGCTGCTGCTGAAGAGGCTGGTGCGGTCGTTATCCGTCACCGGATCAATCAGGGATACGGCGGGGCTCTGCGTACGATCTTTCTGACTGCACAGAAATACAAGCCTGATATTCTGATCATCATCGACTCCGACGGTCAGCACGACCCGAAGGATGTTCCCCGGTTCGTTGAAAAGATCATGGAGGGGTATGATGTTGTCATCGGCTCACGGTTTCTGGAGACGTCAAGTAAGGATATGATTCCCGGTTACCGGAAGCTCGGGATGAAGGTTCTCGACCGTGCAACGCTGATGGCAGCCGGAAACATCCGCGTGAGCGATTCGCAGTGCGGCTACCGGGCATATGCGAAGAGTGCGTATATGGTGATCCATCCGTCGGGAAAAGGCATGTCTGCCGGCTCCGAGATCCTTGTGCAGATGAGCGATCACCGTCTGAAGGTCGGGGAGATCCCGATCAAAGTGCGGTATGATATCGACGGCACGAGCTCGCAGAATCCGTTCAGGCACGGGATCACGGTCCTGATGAATGTGTTACGATTTGTAACGATCAGGCGGCCGGTGACGGCGTTCGGGATCCCCGGGCTGATCATTCTGATCATCGGGGTCTTTCTCGCCTATCAGGCGCTTTTGATTTCAGTGCAGACCGGCGCCTGGTCCCCGACGATCACACTCGTCTCGATGATGATGCTGATGATGGGGATGCTGCTCTGCTGTGTTGCGGTGATTTTGTATGCGGTGGCGCAGATGATACAGATGGTGGGGAGGGAGTGA
- a CDS encoding Fic family protein: protein MTDTFEKCRYYKKRIDALRPFPPETLASLKKYFRVGLTYTSNAIEGNSLTESETKVLIEDGLTVSGKPLRDIYETLGHAKAYGYIYDILSAKTITEDHIKTLHRLFYDQIDTGNAGIYRKERVVVTGSHYPLPKPEQIPEKMKEYIHWFNAHEKTTDPVRFAALSHQRFVFIHPFIDGNGRVARLIMNLALLRAGYQICIIPPILRHEYVESLELAHKDTKPFIEFIAGRIIETEKDILRLFGESTTLDEGAKQINEGANPKVSLENEGVNSVCRLITGQPGLNTRDLAELTGKSRSSVERYIRILKANGRIEFRGAAKNGGYYPLIDK, encoded by the coding sequence ATGACCGACACCTTTGAAAAATGCAGATATTATAAAAAACGAATAGACGCATTACGTCCATTCCCTCCGGAAACACTCGCCTCATTAAAAAAATACTTCCGTGTAGGTCTCACCTACACCAGCAATGCAATAGAAGGAAACAGTCTTACCGAATCGGAAACAAAGGTCCTCATAGAAGACGGACTCACCGTCAGCGGCAAGCCTCTGCGTGATATCTATGAAACACTCGGCCATGCCAAAGCATACGGATACATCTACGACATCCTTTCAGCCAAAACAATAACCGAAGACCATATCAAAACACTCCACCGGTTGTTCTATGACCAGATAGACACAGGCAATGCAGGCATCTACAGGAAAGAGCGTGTTGTTGTCACCGGCAGTCATTATCCCTTGCCAAAACCGGAGCAGATCCCGGAAAAAATGAAAGAATACATCCATTGGTTCAATGCACATGAAAAAACCACGGATCCGGTCCGATTTGCAGCATTGTCCCACCAGAGATTCGTCTTCATCCATCCGTTCATCGACGGCAACGGACGGGTCGCAAGACTCATCATGAACCTCGCATTATTACGTGCAGGATATCAGATCTGCATTATTCCACCGATACTGCGGCATGAATACGTCGAATCCCTCGAACTCGCTCATAAAGATACAAAACCCTTCATCGAATTCATCGCCGGCAGGATCATCGAAACGGAAAAGGATATCCTGAGATTATTTGGAGAGTCAACAACACTGGATGAAGGTGCAAAGCAGATAAATGAAGGTGCAAATCCGAAGGTCAGCCTGGAAAATGAAGGAGTAAATTCAGTATGCAGACTCATAACCGGGCAGCCGGGCCTCAATACCAGGGATTTGGCTGAACTGACAGGTAAGAGCAGATCCAGTGTTGAACGGTATATCCGTATTCTCAAAGCAAACGGCAGAATCGAGTTCCGGGGTGCTGCAAAAAACGGCGGGTATTATCCGCTGATCGATAAATGA